The following is a genomic window from Penaeus chinensis breed Huanghai No. 1 chromosome 7, ASM1920278v2, whole genome shotgun sequence.
ccccaatcccagctctcctttgaccacggctccgaacactgcaacaactcccccatcatcaatgcatactagtacagtatcaaccctaatcaacaaccaacccccaggagacatttctactctcccaacatgctcaacttcaacacctttactcccacaaccttcatcaaccatcccatctccccttgttactaccttacaaccttattacccacctccccgtaacactacccccctcaacactactccctcctccacacgtccccgcacttctactacccccacctctacaagaatcctaaatactctatttagcccagccaaatgggaccgatttttcgtgatccctccccacagctccctactctcaaaacaccctcctcttccaacaatgcctccaaaaacaaaaacaagtaggcaaagtctctttccgtagccgacgcgaccactcccgtctcgtcacagtaacaactgaaaaggaagctatagcattaacaaaaccaACTGATCTATgcggtaatcccatccctacagaacctcatccaaccctcaatacttgcactggaactgttctatctccccaacagattacccaatccatgacaaagaatggtcagattgtggagaggacttactcgcttgtctcacagactatgatgcaacatatgtacaatgatactccattcctcccagaggaaatcgtaagaaatccatcaacattgccaaaattactttccgtagacatgactttccctttaatgtttacataggcggggaatccctacctgtccgaccataccaacctcctcctcgtcagtgcccaaatttttggcatttaggacatcctgccaaacattgccgttccacagccagatgcccggtatgtgcccaacctggccatactcgatcaaattgctctgcacaatcacgcacatgtgcaaactgtggcggcccccataatgtattttatagaggctgccccacctacaaatttgagtctgaggtagcaactctcagattcagacttggactcactctacgtgaagccagacaggaagcacgtcgacaaggcttttctcttaccccctactccagtaacgtcgctcactctgccaatccccctacctcccaagctcctacaccctctcctaaacccaacccccctccatctaacttcccttcttctacctcctaccttccccagtcaaattcttttgccatcctaaacccagacaccccaatctctactacagccccaacaccttcccctctccctccccgcactacccgcagcagacagaataaacgttccaccccctcttcccctacctcacaatcacctccaccttcctttgcccctattcagacaccagacttctcttccccccctcacaagaaaacctttatctcacaaaactccccaaccaattccactacagaaactcttgaagatatccagaactacataatcgagtcccaaactaatactcatccaccttcaaattctacaactcccgctccctccacactcaaagtgactgtcgatatccatcctcctcctactcatattctccctacacccaatcctcctaccccatcccaacaaaacccattccccctgactccagccccacctattttaaccctcccactatcccctctatcccttccactccctcctggatacacacgtgaaaccctcatgtcacaagtaccctcttccccagaccctctacctcccgacacccctcctgaaacaacaccacctccccaacctcattctttatcacaccctctagcaccttccccttcaaattcttcaacacgcactgcaatctttgccagtaaatcaacgaaagtataactatccttcattggaacattcgcagtttccgaatgttcctctttaagtcccacatattctattgtcatgcccacgtcctccctacatagacatcccaacttatcagacatccttacagaatctcacactttctgctttgacaacctgttttccttcctcaaacgcatatatatccttaacttgatctaacccctttacattacctcatccgaccctaacccattcactcaccaattccttaacccagctttaacaactaatcactaacccaaccatccttcacaaacattaacaatagtgctatatgaccttagatgtctagcacatttattgctttaaaccattaaccattaaccatttatgaAATAGTccaccttaatttttttttttttttttttttttttttttaatgaatgggtTTATTGCCTAcaatattttgttcttatttacctatctatttacctctctgctCATCtgttttatttacctatctatcaatccatccaattacctatatatctccctatcattatcaccaaaggaagaaaatggaatacTCTCTTATCAAGACATATCAACTTGTTCTCTTGAGTATACCaagctcatttctctctcttttgcttctgcTAGTTGACTTGAGATAACACATGACCTTTGCCACTCTGATAATATATTAGTTGACAGTAACGATTACATGCAAAATTAGCATGtctgataaaaaaattatattggagCAGGAACTGtagtatttctatctatattaaaAAAAGGGCTGATAAAATTCCTTTCCGTGGTGATTTTGAACATTCGCATTTActatcccaaaaaaaaaaaaaaaaaaaatctgcctaaTGAGATCACATTCACCATCATTTGATACGGGAAAACCGCCTCACTGTTCGAAAGGTCTccaggacggggggagggagtgatTCAGCACGCTCGATCCTCCCAAAGATAACGTATCACGAGATAAGCTCACAACGGCGACATTGTCTCTTGAATGTCAGGTTTCATCACATATTTGCGAAGGATCTTAGTCACACCATTcctgtattatattttattttattacaatcaccttatagtgtgtgtgtaacgtTACTATAGTTCGGATGCTATGAACATTTACGGCGAAGATATAAAATCCTGATTAATAAGGGCCATGGCATCAGATCGTGGGTGAGTCATGATTGCTAACTGAGTCATGTTTATCCGTCTGGGTCTAAAGACGGGTCATGTGCTTGCCTATCTTGAATGGGTGAGTCAAGTGTTGAGTATTTTGTCAACGTGGTACGGAAGTGGACTCGTAGATCCTCGTTTGTATAGTGGATTAGGAGCAAAATATCTCTGCAAATGCTATTTCGTTTTGCAGACTTAAGGAGGTTAGGATTACTTAGTATTTAAACTTCACCGTGTGTATGGCTGGCTTAATCGAGCGCACTTTACCTGCCAGGTGGTCGAGACCCGCTTGATGAGGGGCAGCGGAAGTGCGGCCACATGTTTGAGCGTGAGTCCCGTCATGTCGTTGGCCTGGACGATGCCCGTGACCGTCATCTGCTCGTCCTCGAGGAACATCACGTCGAAGAGCATGCCGGCCGCCTTGAAGAGGTCCTCGGGTTTGTGTTTTGAGGGATCCCAAGCGCCCAGCCGCCCGAAGATGATCTTCCGGCCGTCGGAGTCGTAGCCGGGCAGCGGGAACATCAGCCTGGGAAGGTGGGAGTCTTACTATGCTTCATCGCCTATGATTTCGTAttacttatcatcatttctaAAACCATGGGGTGCACGGGATTATGCAAGCAGTTTATTCATATAATATCTCACGAATCTCTACCGCTTTTTAAAACGAAAACCAGTCACTCTTAAACATTATGGTAACTACATCCAGCAACGAAGTACTCACAGTTCCCCGAACATTCACATACATCCTTCACTCGTCTCATTCACCCTAGCCCCTCGTCCTAACTCACTACCTCACCCTAGCTTGATGATGCTCCTGAGTTTCGGGTTTTGAGGATCTCTTCCCTTGAACATGTCAGGGAGGGCGCCCTTGCACGTGTAGTACATGTCCAGCTTGGCTTTCGTCCGCTCGAGGGAGAACTTGCATCCTCGGAGGTACCGCAGGATCAGTTGTCGGtctgcaggagggaggaggaggtcatgaagcgaaagaggaggaggaggaggagaaggagaaaggagaaaggagaaaggagagaaaggagagaaaggagagaaaggagagaaaggagagaaaggagagaaaggagagaaaggagagaaaggagagaaaggagagaaaggagagaaaggagagaaaggagagaaaggagagaaaggagagaaaggagagaaaggagagaaaggagagaaaggagagaaaggaagggggagaggtcatgaagcgagggaggaggaggtcataagagaaagaaggaggaaaaggagctcatgaggagaggaggaggaagaggaaaagagatcaaaaggggtggggaggagaaggaggaggaggaggaggaggaggaggaggaggaggaagggaagagaggtcaTGAGGCGAAGGATGAAAAGGtcataagagaaagaaggggggagaggaggtcatggggatggagaaggagggggaggtcacgtaataatgaaaaaaaaacccaaaaaactaaCACAATAAAAACACCGCTCTTATACCTTGCACTACGAATCTTAAATTCCATAATAGCTGATGTCTACTGCCAGTAAATCCCTTCTAGATCTACGTCAGTGGCACCCTAGGCTGCCTCCTTACTTGGCACTTGAGCACGTGCTTGCTGTATATTACATAATGGTCAATTCAGGGctgccccaacccccttcccGTACCAGTGCGAGCATTGAGGTGGGGCTGCTTCTGGAGCCACTCCCGCACTGCCTGGATGTCCTTTTCACGCCGCTTCGGGTCCTCGTTCAGCTCCTCCCTTGCAAGGCGCTGCAACTCAGGGGAGAGCGTGCAATGTTCCTCCGCTTCAGGCATGGTCGTCTGCACGCGGAAACTGCTGCGTAAGAGATGTGAACAGTGATTAAAATCTAACTCCGCGTTTCTGtctacgcacgcactcacactcactcatttactcactccctcacacacacacatatatattaccctCGTacccactattgctcccaggtccatttcaataaatagatagatatagacatatatagacatcccCTCTACcgctatttctatttatcccatagatgagaCCCTGACAGGCGCTCCACACCGGGGCGAAGTGGATCTGGAAGCCAATAGTGGCTAACAGGGGGCTCCAGACCCCTGAGGACCTGAACACCGCTAGCGGATGTTTATactcaggagtgtgtgtgtgtgtgtatatatatatatatatatatatatatgtatatatgcatatatgtatatatgtatatatgtatatatgtatatatgtatatatgtatatatgtatatatgtatatatgtatatatgtatatatgtatatatatatatatatacatatatacatacatatacatatacatatacatatacatatacatacatacatacatacacacacatacactttcgtctatatatacacatatttgtatatatatatatatatatatatatatatatatatatatatatatatgtgtttgtgtgtgtgtgtgtgtgtatgtgtatgtgtatatatatatatatatatatatatatatatatatatatatatatgcatctgtatatgtatacatatatatatatatatatatatatatatatgtgtgtgtgtgtgtgtgtatatgtgtatgtatatatatatgcatctgtatatgtatacatatatatatatatatatatatatatatatatatatgtgtgtgtgtgtgtgtgtgtgtgtgtgtgtgtgtgtgtgtgtgtgtgtgtgtgtgtgtgtgtgtgtacatatatatacacacacacacacacacacacacacacacacacacacacacacacacacacacacacacacacacacacacacacacacacatacacacacatacacacacatacacacacatacacacacatacacacacatacacacacacacatacacacacacatacacacacacacacatacacacacacacatacacacatacacacacacacatgaatatataaatacacacacacacacacacacacacacacacacacacacacacacacacacacacacacacacacacacacacacacacacactacacacatatacacacacacacacacacacacacacatatacacacacacacacacacacacacacaacacacacacacacacacacacacacacacacacacatatatatacacacatatatatactcatacatatatatacacatacatatatatatatatatatatatatatatatacatacatatacatatacatatacatataaatatacatatacatacatacatacatatatacatatatatatacatatacatatacatatacatatacatatacatatacatatacatatacatatacatatacatatacatacatacatacatacatatatatatatatatatatatatatatatatatatatctgtgtgcgtgtgtgtgtatgtatatgtatatgtatatgtatatgtatatgtatatgtatatgtatatgtatatgtatatgtatatgtatatgtatatgtatatgtatatatatatatatatatatatatatatatatatttatatatatttatacacacacacacacacacacacacacacacacacacacacacacacacacacacacacacacacacacacacacacacacacacacacacacacacacacacacacacacacacacacacacacacacacacacacacacacacacacacacacacacacacacacacacatacacacacacacacacacatatatatatatatatatatatatatatatatatatatatatatgcatatacacataaggaGGGTATATTGATAACTAGATACATAGGATGACAGTTAACTTGATAGATGTGAGAGTCTCTTGATTACCTGTTATCTACTTTACATAATCAGGATGTGAAACTCAAGACACTGATTCACGTTTCCCAAGCTGTGTGATAAAGGAGGCTATTCATGAAACCAGCGAATAAAGGGacttcgtgtgtgagtgtgagtgtgtggaaaaTTTGAGTATGTATTGATTGACAAATAGGTTCCTGTATTGCAACGTGCCCCTATGTTGACATTGTACTGCTTATGAAACGATAAGATGTGTGACGTAATCATAGATAAGACATTCAGTTCGACGTTTATAATAACGATTTATTctcatatttttgtattaatttattttttcggtGAAGTGatggatgatacacacacacacacacacacacacacacacacacacacacacacacacacacacacacacacacacacacacacacacacacacacacacacacatacacactcacacacacacacacacacacacacacaacacacacacacacacacacacacacacacacacacacacacacacacacacatacacacacacacacacacacacacacacacacacacacacacacacacacacactcacactcacactcacactcacactcacactcacacacacacacacacacacacacacacacacacacacacacacacacacacacacacacacacacacacacacacacacacacacacacacacacacacacacacacacacacacatgctatggTGGTGGCGAAACTTATTATCAAAATTTGAATAATATCAGTTAAgacactctttccttctctctctctctctctctctctctctctctctctctctctctctctctctctctctctctctctctctctctctctctctccctctctccctctctccctctctccctctctccctctctctctctctctctctctctctctctctctctctctctctctctctctctctctctctctctctctctcctctctctctctctctctctctctctctctctctctctctctctctctctctctctctctctccctctctctctctctctctctctctctctctctctctctctcctctctctctctctctctcctctctctctctctctctctctctctctctctctctctctctctctctctctctctctctcctctctcctctctccctctctctctctctccctctctcctctctccctctctccctctctctctctctctctctctctctctctctctctctctctctctctctctctctctctctctctctctctctctctctctctctctctctctctctctctctctcctctctctctcctctctccctctctccctctctccctctctcctctctcctctctctctctctctctctctctctctctcctctctctctctctctctctctctctctctctctctctctctctctctctctctctctctctctctctctctctctctctctctctctctctctctctctctctctctctctctctctctctctctctctctctctctccctctctccccctctccccctctccctctctccccctctccccctctccccctctcccgctctccccctctccctctctccccctctccctctctccctctctccctctctccctctctccctctctccctctctccctctctccctctctccctctctccctctctccctctctccctctctgcctctgtgcctctctccctcttttctccctcttttctccctctccatatatacctatctatctatctatctatctgcctatctgcctatctttctatctgtctatctgtcgatctgtcgatctgtcgatctgtcgatctgtctgtctgtctgtctgtctgtctgtctgtctgtctattttatatttctatttatctatctgtttatatacatcgcatatatatgtatacaccaacGTGACGGACTGTATACAAAGCCTAcggcctttcctctcctcaccgttcttaatacaaaaataataacaaggatcaGATAACTGCATCGATAACCATGACAAAAGTAATGCAcgaataaaattttatttttatgttattttatcacAGCTCTCCTGTTCGGGGAGTGCCCGATATAATGCTTCTGATCCCGGTAGTTCTATTTTACCATGGAGAAGACTGTACATGTCGACCTTATGTCACTGTTCGATAACACTGATTGCTTTGTTTACTAAGTCCTCATTTAAAggtgaaaatatgaatatgatatatgatttcTGGGTTTAACGTTCTGGCAGTATCCGGCAATAACACCGATTCAAGTGTTATGCAAGTTATGATAACAGATACGAGCttattcataaaaacaaaaacacacaaaaaataaaaaaaaaacaaaaataaataaataaataaaaagctaaaCATAAAAATACCAGAAATCCACTTAAATTTAGAATTAATTCAAATCTAAAACGGGGTGGGTTGCTATGTAATGTTAGAATGGAATATTTTAGCATCAAACAATTGGAAGCCAAAGACTTTTCTTGTGTCAAGGGGTATTATGCAACTGACTGGTTTATTCTATGACTGGAGTCTATAAACCACTGCAAACAAAATTTAATCTGCTGGTTTCATAATTGCCAGAATTTTTAAATACTCAATACCAAATTGCCATGTTGCGACAATATGTTGCTCACGATAACAACATAGTAATCGCATTAATGTACTTATATAAAATTCACATTAATGAtttcatggtaataataaggatgataataataataaatattgttatcataatcgctattattattattagtataacaatagtaataataataacaataacagtaataataatgatatatataaattatactagtaataatagtaagaataataatgataataatcattatcatcaaaataatattggtaatgataatgttattgttaatgataatgataacactaatgataatgatagtaataacgatagggaagatgataatgatgatgatgatggtgatggtaacaacaacaacaacaacatcaacatcaacaatagtaatatcaataaaagtaataataattaaaaaaataataatagtagcaataatggtaataccccccccccccatcccttgcccgttgttgtcgtggggggggggggggcttaggaggcggagactgggacccaatgctggggaactccccaaccttgggactcagccttcgactcaacaaattttgcatggtctttttttccccctcctactttttcgtttctgtcccttcaccaaccccttctactatccacttcctaaggtgtgagagccgtgctgaaaggatgaaaggctgactttgtgccagtcctgagcggcctgagggagccatgggcacggtattcccctgctttagttgtctagcccttaccctcgaaggaccctgaggggtggaccgtttctctccccaacatactccaggcttatcatggccaacaatgaagattttataccaatattagatagcacatttattttgcttttaaccattaaccattaaccattaaccattaaccattaaccattaaacaTTAACCATACcaatattagaggcaatgaggcttacctcttcatcaaatagctccaccaattcaaactcgcccgattccctgaccccaagctctcctttgaccacggctctgaacactacaactaatactccctcctcaatgccgactagtacagtatccaccctaatcaacaccccaggagatatttctactcccaacatgctcaacttcaacaactatacccccacaacctttttcatcaactaccccatcctcccttattactacctaccttacaaccttattgtccacctccccataacactacctccctcaacatcactccctcttccacaggccccggcccttctactacccctatctctacaaaattctcaaataatctatttagcccagccaaatgggaccgatttttcgtgatccctcctacaacttctcacactttctgctttgacaacctgttttcattcctcaaatgcatatacatccttcacttgatctaacccttatacattaccttacccaaccttaacccatttactcgtcaattcctttgcccagctttgacaactaatcactaactcaaccacccttcactactatttactatagtgctacatgaccttagatgtctagcacatttattttgcttttaaccattaaccattaaccattaaccattaataatggtaataatgataataataataataataacaataatgataactataacaataacgataataataacaatggtaatggtaatgataatgataataatcatgataatgataatggtattgataatgataatgataataataacaataataacgataataataatgatgataataacaataacaatgatacaaaatcataataacaatacaataataacaaaattaatcatgaaaataataataatgataataataatagccataataaaaatgataataaaaaaataataaaaacaacaacaacaataataattataaaaacaatagcaataataatactaataataatgataataataataataataataataataataataacagtaataatgaaaataataataataataataataataatattaatgataatgataataacaataataatgatgatatgaagatgatgacgatattgataaaagtaataataatattaataataataataacaataataacgataacaataataaaaataacaatagtgataagaatagtgataacattaatagtggaaataataacgatgataatgataatgatgatggtaataataacataatgataatagtaacaataaacgaaaattataatgataataataatgatagtgataacaacaataataatgaaaataaaaaatgaaaaataatgataatagtaataataatgataataatgataataataataataataatgatgataataataataataataataataacaacaacaataacagaacaacaacaataacaacaataacaacaataataatgatattgataataataatgatgataataataataataacaataataataatgataattataataacaataataataataattataatgataataataatgataataatgataataataataataataacaataataacaataatattaatgataatgataataatgataataataatgaatatgataataacaataaaaataataaagataataaaaatgataacaataataataatgataataataataataataataataataataataatgataacaataattataataatgtcaataataataacaacaataacaacaacaacaataataatagtaataacaataataattataataatagtataaatagtaataataataacaatgataatgataatgataatgatgatgatga
Proteins encoded in this region:
- the LOC125027605 gene encoding alpha-tocopherol transfer protein-like; this translates as MPEAEEHCTLSPELQRLAREELNEDPKRREKDIQAVREWLQKQPHLNARTDRQLILRYLRGCKFSLERTKAKLDMYYTCKGALPDMFKGRDPQNPKLRSIIKLGLMFPLPGYDSDGRKIIFGRLGAWDPSKHKPEDLFKAAGMLFDVMFLEDEQMTVTGIVQANDMTGLTLKHVAALPLPLIKRVSTTWQEGYPFRPKGVHYINTPQAFDALFNLFKPLMREKMKKRIHMHGSNIDGMCKFFPREMLPSEYGGSAGTIQEIADSWLRKMDEHRAWFLEDERHTADESRRPGKPKTTADLFGTEGSFRKLDFD